Proteins found in one Enterococcus sp. 9D6_DIV0238 genomic segment:
- a CDS encoding Ig domain-containing protein, with protein sequence MKKISLLLLGVSFSLSLIGGTTTAKATEKITTEPYGEIQSVDILSSNDSEINEAFVPKERAALSAGVTYRTHVQDIGWQGWKSNAQVSGTSGQKKRLEAIQLKVQNSPYSGDIEYRTHVQDIGWQTWKKNGQSSGTSGQKKRLEAIQIKLTGQLGQVYDVFYRVHAQEFGWMGWEKGGIPSGTSKYSYRLEAIEVKLVPKKSYTRIDYMGKMSYRDNRTFTGEINYQSVGVPKSMLSNSLKLFKDAKSINAYIERELKDVNRKAIACQTYVIKKGLTTVGYTAEFYFPY encoded by the coding sequence ATGAAAAAAATTAGTTTATTATTGTTAGGAGTATCATTTTCGCTGTCATTAATTGGTGGAACAACAACAGCTAAGGCTACAGAAAAAATTACAACAGAGCCCTATGGAGAAATACAGAGCGTAGATATTCTGTCAAGTAATGATTCAGAAATAAATGAAGCTTTTGTTCCAAAAGAGCGTGCTGCATTATCGGCAGGAGTTACTTATCGTACACATGTACAAGATATTGGTTGGCAAGGATGGAAAAGCAATGCACAAGTGTCTGGAACATCAGGTCAAAAAAAACGTTTGGAAGCCATTCAACTGAAAGTTCAAAATTCACCATACAGCGGAGATATTGAATACCGTACACATGTACAAGATATCGGGTGGCAAACTTGGAAGAAAAATGGTCAATCATCAGGAACATCAGGGCAGAAAAAACGCTTAGAGGCGATTCAAATTAAACTAACAGGTCAACTGGGCCAAGTATATGATGTATTTTATCGTGTTCACGCTCAAGAATTTGGTTGGATGGGTTGGGAAAAAGGTGGAATACCTTCAGGAACATCAAAATACTCTTATCGACTAGAAGCAATTGAAGTAAAATTAGTTCCTAAGAAAAGTTACACAAGAATCGATTACATGGGAAAAATGTCATATAGAGATAACAGAACATTCACGGGTGAGATTAACTATCAATCAGTAGGCGTTCCAAAATCAATGTTAAGTAACTCTTTGAAGTTATTTAAAGATGCTAAATCAATTAATGCTTACATTGAGCGAGAATTGAAAGATGTAAATAGAAAAGCAATTGCCTGTCAAACGTATGTAATTAAAAAAGGGCTTACAACAGTCGGATATACTGCAGAATTTTATTTCCCCTACTAG
- a CDS encoding glucosaminidase domain-containing protein, which translates to MNKTMSLLSIALLAFTGAVGSSHVVLASEKTNIEYYPIETTNTDNIKNDLKGVKEDSEVESKEAEIGDLKSQEFADESINKEATISYEEVPSTTSIEQGALIDESTAINNNEEITEEFSETESESTIIFSEVGSIHYEKDEATSTFINSIWEQAQNIGKEYDLFASVMIAQAILESGSGSSQLSQQPYNNLFGIKGDFEGQFVVFPTYEDDGTGNLYQVESNFRQYPSMNESITDYAQLLTNNELYQSTRKSVANTYDNATLALTGTYATDVLYNQKLNGIIEAYNLTQYDNAETSEILGSSSDFKPFDGVNHDVYNSYASGNCTQYVYNRITQLGGDIDLTMGNGQDWGITGKERGFEVTNTPRAGSAVSFSAGFLGADEVYGHVAFVEQVNEDGSISISEMNVLGLGIVSTRIIPVDYVSMLTYITPK; encoded by the coding sequence ATGAACAAAACAATGTCACTACTTTCAATAGCCCTACTAGCTTTTACAGGAGCAGTTGGATCAAGTCATGTAGTGTTGGCTTCTGAAAAGACTAATATAGAGTATTATCCAATTGAGACAACTAACACCGACAATATTAAGAATGATCTGAAAGGAGTGAAAGAAGATTCTGAAGTGGAATCAAAAGAAGCTGAAATAGGAGATTTGAAATCGCAAGAGTTTGCAGATGAATCTATAAACAAAGAAGCTACAATTAGTTATGAAGAAGTTCCATCTACTACATCAATTGAGCAAGGTGCACTTATTGATGAATCTACGGCAATCAATAATAACGAAGAAATAACAGAAGAATTCTCTGAAACAGAGTCTGAAAGTACAATTATTTTTTCAGAAGTAGGGAGCATTCATTATGAGAAAGATGAAGCGACATCAACATTTATTAATAGCATTTGGGAGCAAGCTCAAAATATCGGGAAAGAATATGATTTGTTTGCATCTGTAATGATAGCACAAGCCATTTTAGAGTCGGGATCTGGAAGTAGTCAGTTAAGTCAGCAACCATACAATAATTTATTTGGAATTAAAGGGGATTTTGAAGGCCAATTTGTTGTTTTTCCAACGTATGAAGATGATGGTACAGGAAATTTATATCAAGTTGAATCAAATTTTAGACAATATCCCAGTATGAATGAAAGCATAACAGATTATGCACAACTATTAACGAATAATGAATTATATCAGAGTACACGAAAAAGTGTGGCTAATACCTATGATAATGCGACATTAGCATTAACAGGAACATATGCTACTGATGTCTTGTATAATCAAAAGTTGAATGGAATTATTGAAGCCTACAACCTTACTCAATATGATAATGCGGAAACGTCTGAGATACTAGGTAGTAGTAGTGATTTCAAACCATTTGATGGAGTGAATCACGATGTCTACAATAGCTATGCTTCAGGAAATTGTACACAATATGTGTATAATCGGATTACTCAATTAGGTGGGGACATTGATTTAACGATGGGAAATGGTCAAGATTGGGGAATTACTGGAAAGGAAAGAGGGTTTGAAGTAACTAATACTCCTAGAGCAGGTAGTGCAGTATCTTTTTCAGCAGGATTTTTGGGAGCAGATGAAGTCTATGGTCATGTAGCTTTTGTGGAACAGGTAAATGAGGATGGATCAATTAGTATATCTGAAATGAATGTTCTTGGTTTAGGGATTGTATCTACACGTATAATTCCAGTAGACTATGTAAGTATGTTAACTTATATTACGCCTAAATGA